From Granulicella sp. WH15, the proteins below share one genomic window:
- a CDS encoding TolC family protein, with protein MRPKRTRRNAHKPLLTAFACAAGILATAPMQAQRGAPLPLTLPQAIDLALKQNRNLKLAQLSVTESEYKKEIAHSAYLPHIKNDSNILHVTELAGVEIPTGAFGLPTATGPIPPHDLFLDQGSLTSYTSGTQLTQPLTQMFKIHESNRAATADINTAKIQLNQAENEIALKVRQLYFGLLIAKLKLDAAKDEISASEVKNRESIDAVANGRALDIAALESRAAVLDAQQTALTQNLQIHDLTLSLDDLLGLPLNTQLQLDPDISAMAMPLPSREECIRIAREQSPTIRSAQQVVLKAKAGLGVAKDAYIPDITGLARYSYQSGVPLLVHNFGTFGVNLSYDLFDGGRRGAEIKDAKTLLSQAQLNLDKVQDEVDVEVESAYDKVEQLQSLVHVAAEMLDVRTEAARLADRQVEQSAALASARSEAHAKATSARASLLEATLGLSLAQGDLKRIIGQMPR; from the coding sequence ATGCGACCCAAGAGAACAAGACGCAACGCTCACAAACCGCTTTTGACGGCCTTCGCCTGCGCGGCAGGAATCCTCGCGACAGCCCCCATGCAGGCGCAGCGCGGAGCGCCACTCCCCCTGACTCTGCCGCAGGCAATCGACCTGGCCCTCAAGCAGAACCGCAACCTCAAGCTGGCCCAACTCTCGGTCACAGAGTCGGAGTACAAGAAGGAGATCGCCCACTCCGCCTATCTCCCGCACATCAAAAATGACTCCAACATCCTGCACGTCACCGAGCTTGCAGGCGTGGAGATTCCCACCGGAGCCTTCGGCCTACCCACGGCCACCGGACCAATACCACCTCACGACCTCTTCCTCGATCAGGGCTCGCTGACCTCTTACACCAGCGGAACCCAGTTGACCCAACCCCTCACACAGATGTTCAAGATCCACGAATCGAACCGCGCCGCCACTGCCGACATCAACACGGCCAAGATCCAACTCAACCAGGCAGAGAACGAGATAGCCCTCAAAGTCCGCCAGCTCTACTTCGGCCTGCTGATCGCCAAACTCAAACTGGACGCAGCTAAAGATGAGATAAGCGCCAGCGAGGTAAAGAACCGCGAGAGTATAGACGCCGTCGCAAACGGACGCGCGCTCGACATCGCCGCCCTTGAGAGCCGCGCCGCTGTTCTCGATGCGCAGCAGACTGCTCTTACCCAGAACCTTCAGATACACGACCTGACGTTGTCACTAGATGATCTGCTGGGCCTACCTTTGAACACACAACTCCAGCTCGATCCGGATATATCAGCCATGGCCATGCCGCTCCCCAGCCGGGAAGAGTGCATACGCATCGCCCGCGAACAAAGCCCAACCATCCGCTCCGCACAGCAGGTGGTCTTGAAAGCAAAGGCTGGCCTCGGCGTTGCCAAAGATGCATATATCCCCGATATCACCGGACTGGCGCGGTACAGCTACCAGAGTGGAGTCCCACTGCTGGTCCACAACTTCGGAACCTTCGGCGTCAATCTCAGCTATGACTTGTTCGACGGCGGTCGCAGAGGAGCCGAGATCAAGGATGCAAAAACGCTGCTCTCCCAAGCCCAGCTTAACCTGGATAAAGTCCAGGATGAAGTGGACGTTGAGGTAGAGTCCGCGTACGACAAGGTGGAACAGCTTCAGAGCTTGGTACACGTAGCCGCAGAGATGTTGGACGTTCGCACCGAAGCCGCACGGCTGGCGGACCGGCAAGTTGAACAGAGCGCGGCTCTCGCCTCGGCTCGCTCAGAGGCCCACGCAAAGGCCACGTCGGCCAGAGCCTCCCTGCTTGAAGCGACCCTCGGCCTGTCGCTCGCACAGGGAGATCTCAAACGCATCATCGGCCAGATGCCCCGTTAG
- a CDS encoding MFS transporter: protein MSTPPTPASPPVISTHPLVGVFGVLFGAMVATCTGRLVSVGLTDLRGALHLGVDEASWIGTAFNAALMFIGPFSVYLGGLLGARRVLLACASLFTVVSLLLPFAGSLPIMLVLLVLAGLTSGTFYPLTLSFVLRNLPPRYVLVGIAAYAMDIIFTTNFATSLEAWYMDHLSWRWIFWNSAALTPIMMVLVYFGIPWQPLPQPKEGQPKPNWRGFLYASLGFSLLYIALDQGQRLDWLHSGTIVALIASGSFLLLATVVRRLLMPNPLINFRFIARRNTLLLGSVLIFFRFILLSTVVIIPSYLGSVKGFVPLQTGPVLLWVALPQCLCGILAVYLLKYIDARLILTAGFALVAIGCLMNARLSSAWSGNNFSASQLVLAIGFALAFNAMVGAIILEVFNTGALSRPIDVLTFAGYFQTVRIFGGQLGVAFMQHFIPTREQFHSNILGLGVQAGLQPTHQRLLGLGAGVASRTPDLTDAAGRAAAILGLQVRQQAFTLAITDAFTLVAWSTVCCLVVIACMARVPTQYQQIISAPAASA from the coding sequence TTGAGTACACCGCCCACACCTGCATCCCCTCCAGTCATCTCGACGCATCCACTAGTCGGGGTCTTCGGAGTCCTGTTCGGGGCGATGGTCGCGACCTGCACGGGCAGGCTCGTCAGCGTCGGGCTGACAGACTTGCGCGGCGCACTGCATCTGGGAGTGGATGAGGCATCGTGGATCGGCACCGCGTTCAATGCGGCCCTCATGTTCATCGGCCCGTTCTCCGTCTATCTTGGCGGGCTGCTGGGAGCGCGGCGTGTGCTGCTGGCCTGCGCTTCCCTCTTCACCGTGGTCAGTCTGCTGCTTCCCTTCGCAGGCAGCCTGCCCATCATGCTCGTCCTTCTAGTGCTCGCGGGCCTTACCTCCGGCACGTTCTACCCGCTGACTCTCTCCTTCGTCCTGCGCAATTTGCCTCCGCGCTACGTCCTCGTCGGCATCGCCGCATACGCCATGGACATTATCTTCACCACCAACTTCGCCACCTCGCTCGAAGCCTGGTACATGGATCATCTCTCGTGGCGCTGGATCTTCTGGAACAGCGCGGCCCTCACTCCGATCATGATGGTGCTGGTCTACTTCGGCATCCCCTGGCAACCCCTGCCGCAGCCGAAGGAGGGCCAGCCCAAACCCAACTGGCGCGGCTTCCTCTACGCCAGTCTCGGCTTCTCGCTGCTGTACATCGCGCTCGATCAAGGCCAACGCTTGGACTGGCTGCACTCCGGCACCATCGTCGCACTCATCGCCTCTGGCTCATTCCTGCTGCTGGCGACAGTGGTGCGCAGGCTGCTGATGCCTAATCCACTCATCAACTTCAGATTCATCGCTAGGCGTAACACGCTGCTGCTGGGAAGCGTATTGATCTTCTTCCGCTTCATCCTGCTATCGACGGTGGTCATCATCCCCAGCTACCTCGGCTCCGTCAAAGGCTTTGTCCCCTTACAGACAGGCCCGGTGCTGCTCTGGGTCGCACTGCCGCAGTGCCTCTGCGGCATCCTCGCGGTCTATCTGCTCAAGTACATTGACGCCCGCCTTATCCTCACCGCGGGATTCGCCCTCGTCGCCATCGGCTGCTTGATGAACGCACGTCTCTCCTCGGCATGGTCCGGCAACAACTTCTCCGCCTCGCAACTAGTGCTGGCGATCGGCTTTGCCCTCGCCTTCAATGCCATGGTCGGAGCGATCATCCTCGAGGTCTTCAACACCGGAGCACTCAGCCGCCCCATCGACGTCCTGACCTTCGCTGGCTACTTCCAGACCGTTCGCATCTTCGGCGGCCAGCTCGGCGTCGCCTTCATGCAGCACTTCATTCCCACGCGCGAGCAGTTCCACTCCAACATCCTTGGGCTCGGCGTTCAAGCTGGACTGCAACCCACTCATCAGCGCCTGCTCGGGCTTGGCGCAGGAGTCGCGAGTCGTACTCCCGACCTGACTGACGCCGCAGGTAGAGCAGCAGCAATCCTCGGCCTGCAGGTGCGCCAACAAGCCTTCACGCTCGCGATCACTGACGCCTTCACGCTGGTGGCCTGGTCCACCGTATGCTGCCTCGTCGTCATCGCGTGCATGGCGCGCGTGCCCACGCAATACCAGCAGATCATCTCAGCGCCAGCCGCCTCTGCATGA
- a CDS encoding HlyD family secretion protein — translation MSKRAIIVPVLVLGVAAALLFLIKDDWTGWEGDSAEQHTDDAYVRADMTPMSTRISSTVKKVDVEDFETVTPGQPLVELEDTDYQATLAQAEAALAGARASLANNQAAKYIQDAKIQNAETVVQQAQAAVTAAQAGAAAVEPDVTRSDLERKRQEALLAVRATTHQQLELAVADSTRFNSVLASRQADLERAEAALTSSRTLLEAERRQRAALDTQDALHQADIQAKQAAIIVAKVNLGYTKIVAPTAGAVGERHVQEGQLVAPGMQVIDLVKGDVWILANFKETQLTNIRRGDAADIKVDTFPGTVLHGKVVEVAPASGSQFALLPPDNATGNYTKIVQRIPVKIALDPGHPLQGKLRPGFSVVVTVHASGKSAKPGEPQS, via the coding sequence ATGTCGAAACGAGCGATCATTGTTCCGGTCCTGGTTCTGGGAGTAGCCGCTGCTCTCCTATTCTTGATCAAAGATGACTGGACGGGATGGGAGGGCGACAGCGCCGAGCAGCACACCGATGATGCTTACGTGCGTGCCGACATGACCCCCATGAGCACCCGAATCTCGAGCACCGTGAAGAAGGTGGATGTCGAGGACTTCGAGACCGTCACTCCCGGCCAACCGCTCGTAGAGCTCGAGGACACGGACTACCAGGCCACGCTTGCCCAGGCCGAAGCCGCACTGGCCGGTGCCCGCGCGTCGCTGGCAAACAACCAGGCGGCGAAGTACATTCAGGATGCCAAGATCCAGAACGCCGAGACGGTGGTGCAACAGGCTCAGGCAGCGGTCACCGCCGCGCAGGCCGGAGCAGCCGCCGTTGAGCCGGACGTGACCCGCTCCGATCTGGAGCGCAAACGGCAGGAAGCGTTGCTTGCGGTAAGAGCCACGACCCATCAACAGTTGGAGCTGGCCGTAGCCGATTCCACCCGCTTCAACAGCGTGCTGGCCAGCCGACAGGCCGATCTCGAGCGCGCCGAGGCCGCACTAACGAGCAGCCGCACGCTGCTCGAAGCCGAGCGGAGACAGCGCGCAGCACTGGATACGCAGGACGCGCTGCATCAGGCTGACATACAGGCCAAGCAGGCCGCCATCATCGTGGCCAAGGTAAATCTCGGCTACACGAAGATCGTTGCCCCCACCGCCGGAGCCGTCGGCGAACGACACGTACAGGAGGGCCAGCTGGTCGCGCCGGGGATGCAGGTGATCGACCTCGTCAAGGGCGACGTATGGATTCTGGCCAACTTCAAAGAGACCCAGCTCACCAACATTCGCAGGGGTGACGCGGCCGACATCAAGGTCGATACCTTCCCTGGAACCGTGCTGCACGGCAAGGTAGTCGAGGTCGCTCCAGCCAGCGGATCGCAGTTCGCACTGCTGCCTCCTGACAACGCCACCGGCAACTACACCAAGATCGTCCAGCGCATCCCCGTAAAGATCGCGCTCGATCCCGGCCACCCCTTGCAGGGCAAGCTGCGCCCCGGCTTCTCGGTTGTGGTGACGGTTCACGCCTCGGGTAAGAGCGCGAAGCCGGGGGAGCCGCAGTCTTGA
- a CDS encoding universal stress protein, with product MFRKIAVAYNESAKAQRALTSAIQLAKSLDAELEIITVVPDLPAYAAFASAADPGLPQVLNSDRVRFYEALHEGARAMARVQGIELQTHRIDGPAVDGIVKFLRTHKADLLVVGLHQRDLYIARLWSTVYELAQESPCSVLGVH from the coding sequence GTGTTCAGGAAGATCGCTGTCGCATACAACGAATCGGCCAAGGCGCAACGTGCACTGACCTCGGCGATACAACTGGCGAAGAGCCTCGACGCGGAACTCGAAATCATCACCGTCGTGCCCGACCTGCCTGCCTATGCGGCCTTTGCCAGCGCCGCCGACCCCGGTCTGCCCCAGGTTCTGAACTCCGACCGCGTCCGGTTCTACGAAGCGCTGCACGAGGGAGCGCGCGCCATGGCTCGCGTGCAAGGCATAGAGTTACAGACGCATCGCATCGACGGCCCGGCAGTGGATGGCATTGTAAAGTTTCTGCGAACGCACAAAGCCGATCTGCTCGTAGTCGGACTGCATCAGCGCGATCTCTACATCGCCCGGCTGTGGAGCACGGTCTACGAGCTTGCCCAGGAATCTCCCTGCAGCGTGCTCGGCGTTCATTAG
- a CDS encoding FlgO family outer membrane protein, producing MFAQSERLARFLRYTVEHAISGKDEPLKEFVIGTEVYDRRPPYHPSQDSIVRTEARRLRSKLKEYYELEGKDDPIFIFYRPGSYVPVFRMKDSDTSYQVVVGSSPDDLFVDGAGVPVAVIPFLDVSGQPLSSKYARGVTDELIHELMQSEGCRVVSANSIAHLGAQSSDVPALARKLGVQILLEGTVREEGNQVRVTARIVNADGFQLWSQRFDAEADSSSLFTVQEQFASALVSRVRPQQSIVRSSEATAGPIILTVYPLILKAESLLEEGTIADVQAALSRFREVTQIAPGYARPFCGIAHCYVWMALHGAPESATLASHARAAAERSLELDPQMMEASTAMGSAQALAWKWKEAEASFQRAVEQGSHTTCDRQYAMLLTLLGRFDEAWLYLESAQQIDPFSYLQKVARARFYYFSRRYEEALEHFAEPLRYGPIPLEVRLYLALVHAELGNHEAARSLALQAQRSAGAYLPLRGWIAEIFARCRQRALAESIVQEFDLLAENAQLSKYRQARLALALNDRDAALALLFASYANQDAELPYLAVDPRFDSIRELPQYAELVRRIRSA from the coding sequence ATGTTTGCCCAGTCGGAGCGGCTCGCCCGCTTTCTGCGGTATACGGTGGAGCACGCCATCAGCGGCAAGGACGAGCCGCTCAAGGAGTTTGTGATCGGCACCGAGGTGTACGACCGCAGGCCGCCCTACCATCCGAGTCAGGACTCCATCGTCCGCACCGAGGCGCGGCGGCTGCGCTCGAAGCTCAAGGAGTACTACGAGCTGGAGGGCAAGGACGACCCCATCTTCATCTTCTACCGGCCCGGAAGTTACGTGCCGGTCTTTCGGATGAAGGACTCGGATACGAGCTACCAGGTGGTTGTGGGCAGCTCGCCCGACGACCTGTTTGTCGATGGCGCCGGGGTTCCGGTCGCGGTCATCCCGTTTCTCGATGTCTCCGGCCAGCCGCTCTCGAGCAAGTACGCCCGGGGAGTCACCGACGAGCTGATTCACGAGTTGATGCAGAGCGAAGGCTGCCGCGTCGTCTCCGCGAACTCGATTGCTCACCTGGGGGCGCAGTCGTCCGACGTGCCCGCGCTGGCGCGCAAGCTGGGAGTGCAGATTCTGCTTGAGGGCACGGTGCGCGAGGAAGGGAATCAGGTGCGCGTCACGGCCAGGATCGTGAACGCCGACGGCTTTCAGCTCTGGTCGCAACGCTTCGATGCGGAGGCCGACTCCTCCAGCCTGTTTACGGTGCAGGAGCAGTTTGCCTCCGCGCTGGTGAGCCGCGTGCGGCCGCAGCAGTCCATCGTTCGTTCGTCTGAGGCCACGGCGGGGCCGATTATCCTCACGGTCTACCCGCTGATCCTGAAGGCTGAGTCACTTCTTGAAGAGGGCACCATCGCCGACGTGCAGGCGGCGCTGTCCCGCTTTCGCGAGGTGACGCAGATCGCCCCCGGCTATGCAAGGCCCTTCTGCGGCATCGCTCACTGCTACGTGTGGATGGCCCTGCACGGCGCGCCGGAGTCGGCCACGCTGGCATCGCACGCACGGGCGGCTGCGGAACGGTCGTTGGAGCTTGATCCGCAGATGATGGAGGCCTCCACGGCGATGGGCAGCGCGCAAGCTCTTGCATGGAAGTGGAAGGAGGCCGAGGCCAGCTTTCAGCGAGCGGTGGAACAGGGCTCGCACACCACCTGCGACCGTCAGTACGCGATGCTGCTGACCTTGCTGGGGCGCTTCGATGAGGCTTGGCTGTACCTCGAGAGCGCCCAGCAGATCGATCCATTTTCCTATCTGCAAAAGGTGGCTCGCGCCCGTTTCTACTACTTCAGCCGACGCTACGAGGAGGCTCTCGAGCACTTCGCCGAGCCGTTGCGTTATGGCCCGATTCCGCTCGAAGTGCGGCTCTACTTAGCCCTGGTCCACGCCGAGCTGGGGAACCACGAGGCCGCTCGCAGCCTTGCCCTACAGGCCCAGCGCAGCGCTGGAGCCTACCTGCCCTTGCGCGGCTGGATCGCCGAGATCTTCGCCCGCTGCCGTCAGCGCGCGTTGGCGGAGAGCATCGTGCAGGAGTTCGACCTGCTCGCCGAGAACGCGCAACTCAGTAAGTACCGGCAGGCCCGTCTGGCGCTGGCGTTGAACGACCGCGATGCGGCACTGGCGTTGCTATTCGCCTCATACGCCAACCAGGACGCCGAGCTGCCGTATCTCGCTGTCGATCCGCGTTTCGATTCCATCCGAGAGCTGCCGCAGTACGCGGAGCTTGTCAGAAGGATTCGATCCGCATGA
- a CDS encoding D-sedoheptulose 7-phosphate isomerase gives MKDLVRRQLAQSIATLQAVHDSQQIHDTIVAIGQLTADAMKAGRKLLVAGNGGSAADSQHLVAEFVARLTVDRPALRAIALTTDSSILTAIGNDYTYDRVFERQVEALGQPGDVFLGISTSGNSKNIVRALEQAKKLGIATIGFTGNNGGKMRELCDYNVIIPSSVTMNIQESHLALEHIFCMVVERFTFGMDFDKQPQILSE, from the coding sequence ATGAAGGACCTCGTCCGCCGCCAGCTCGCCCAGTCCATCGCCACCCTGCAGGCCGTTCACGACAGCCAGCAGATCCACGACACCATCGTCGCCATCGGTCAGCTTACCGCCGACGCCATGAAGGCGGGCCGCAAGCTGCTCGTCGCGGGCAACGGAGGCTCGGCCGCCGACTCGCAGCACCTGGTGGCCGAGTTTGTGGCCCGCCTGACTGTCGACCGCCCCGCCCTGCGCGCCATTGCGCTGACGACGGACTCGTCCATCCTGACCGCCATCGGCAACGATTACACCTACGACCGCGTCTTCGAGCGGCAGGTAGAGGCACTGGGCCAGCCCGGCGATGTCTTCCTCGGCATCTCGACCTCGGGCAACTCGAAGAACATCGTCCGCGCGCTGGAGCAGGCGAAGAAGCTAGGGATCGCCACGATTGGCTTCACCGGCAACAACGGCGGCAAGATGCGCGAGCTGTGCGATTACAACGTCATCATCCCGTCGAGCGTCACGATGAACATTCAGGAATCGCATCTAGCGCTCGAGCACATCTTCTGCATGGTGGTGGAGCGGTTTACCTTCGGCATGGATTTTGACAAGCAACCGCAAATACTTAGCGAGTAA
- a CDS encoding GtrA family protein: MTNSVSTAMPETPRPHGPFASLRRKLPAGEVIRFLMVGGFNTLFSLLLYSGFVILYSHLLPHRGKPLIADLSSICAKPIAITVAFLCYKHFVFRTKGNYLKELLRCFAVYGVSTPAELVILPVATHLFLAPALTHPYAPFLAGIVNAGIIATYSYFAHKKFSFKR; this comes from the coding sequence ATGACGAACTCCGTCTCAACGGCCATGCCCGAAACTCCCCGCCCGCATGGACCCTTCGCCAGCCTCCGGCGCAAGCTGCCGGCCGGCGAGGTCATCCGCTTCCTGATGGTAGGCGGCTTCAACACGCTCTTTTCCCTGCTTCTCTACTCCGGCTTCGTCATTCTTTACAGTCACCTGCTGCCACATCGCGGCAAGCCGCTCATCGCCGACCTCTCCTCCATCTGCGCGAAGCCCATCGCGATCACGGTGGCCTTCCTGTGCTATAAACACTTCGTCTTTCGCACCAAGGGCAACTACCTGAAAGAGCTGCTCCGCTGCTTTGCGGTCTACGGCGTCAGCACCCCGGCCGAGCTGGTGATCCTGCCCGTTGCGACCCATCTCTTTCTCGCCCCCGCGCTCACGCACCCCTATGCGCCGTTCCTGGCCGGTATTGTTAACGCCGGCATCATAGCCACGTATAGTTACTTCGCGCACAAGAAGTTCTCCTTCAAACGCTAA
- a CDS encoding alpha/beta hydrolase, translating to MALSMGGAWGQQPVQSPGVTKPLWAGAAPGAQGSEEIDTPTLTAYLPSSNPTKTAVVIAPGGGYIHLSMDKEGEAIARWMNARGVAGFVLKYRLGPKYHHPVELGDAQRAIRTVRAQAEQYGIAADHIGMMGFSAGGHLASTAGTHFDEGDSSAADPIDRVGSRPDFLVLAYPVITMKAPLAHRGSHDNLLGPAPDPALEQLLSNELQVTARTPPTFLFSTSDDATVPVMNSVMFYSALHAANVPAELHIYEHGPHGVGLAPGFPNLKAWPDALAKWMATHGWMTADAASIVTTP from the coding sequence ATGGCTTTGAGTATGGGCGGCGCATGGGGCCAGCAGCCGGTGCAATCGCCCGGTGTGACGAAGCCGCTTTGGGCTGGGGCCGCACCGGGCGCGCAGGGCAGCGAAGAGATCGACACGCCCACTCTAACGGCTTATCTGCCGTCCTCGAATCCCACGAAGACCGCGGTGGTCATCGCTCCTGGCGGCGGATATATCCACCTCTCCATGGACAAGGAGGGCGAGGCGATTGCGCGCTGGATGAACGCTCGCGGCGTCGCCGGATTCGTGCTCAAGTATCGGCTGGGGCCGAAGTACCACCATCCCGTGGAGCTTGGAGACGCACAGCGGGCCATCCGTACGGTGCGCGCGCAGGCCGAGCAGTACGGCATCGCTGCCGACCACATCGGCATGATGGGCTTCTCGGCCGGAGGCCACTTGGCGTCCACCGCCGGAACGCACTTTGACGAGGGCGACAGCTCCGCCGCCGACCCGATCGACCGCGTGGGCAGCCGGCCGGACTTTCTCGTACTGGCCTACCCCGTCATCACGATGAAGGCTCCGCTGGCGCATCGCGGCTCGCACGACAACCTGCTTGGCCCGGCGCCCGATCCGGCGCTTGAGCAGTTGCTCTCGAACGAACTTCAGGTGACGGCCAGGACGCCGCCGACCTTTCTCTTCAGCACCAGCGACGACGCGACGGTGCCGGTGATGAACAGCGTGATGTTCTACTCCGCGCTGCACGCCGCGAACGTTCCGGCAGAGCTGCACATCTACGAGCATGGGCCGCATGGCGTGGGGTTGGCGCCCGGTTTCCCTAACCTGAAGGCGTGGCCGGATGCGTTGGCGAAGTGGATGGCCACGCATGGCTGGATGACTGCCGATGCGGCCTCTATCGTGACCACTCCGTAG
- a CDS encoding cupin domain-containing protein, with product MSTASLHRWSDIPPEQLNPMLTRQYISGEQSMIARIVLDKGCVVPTHQHPNEQIAYIVSGALEFVIEDGTPGGVKHIVRAGEVLVIPANIPHSAVALEDTVDLDLFAPPRQDWLTNTDTYLR from the coding sequence ATGTCTACTGCATCGCTTCACCGCTGGTCCGATATCCCGCCCGAGCAGCTCAATCCCATGCTCACCCGCCAGTACATCAGCGGTGAACAAAGCATGATCGCCCGCATCGTGCTGGATAAGGGATGCGTCGTGCCCACGCACCAGCACCCCAATGAGCAGATCGCCTACATCGTCTCCGGTGCGCTCGAGTTTGTGATCGAAGACGGCACTCCGGGCGGGGTAAAACACATCGTCCGCGCGGGAGAGGTTCTGGTGATTCCCGCCAACATTCCGCACTCCGCCGTCGCGCTCGAAGATACCGTGGATCTGGATCTCTTCGCGCCGCCACGGCAGGACTGGCTGACCAATACCGATACCTATCTGCGATAG
- a CDS encoding helix-turn-helix domain-containing GNAT family N-acetyltransferase — MTPTDDIALFRRFNRRYTRWIGTLNEGLLESEFTLAEARVIYELGTRPAPLAKEIAEELGMDAGYLSRLLNRFEETGLLKRKASKLDGRSAELALTAKGRAAFKRLNTRSDAQANQLLEGFTPANRARLIASVRTLEELLAPSPVKASYTLRPHRVGDMGWVAHREGLGYTEQFGWDETFEALVAKIAGDFVTNFDPNCERCWIAEMDGRSVGHIFLVKHPDVPGTAKLRLLFVEPEARGLGLGDALVKECIEFARAAGYKRVVLWTQSMLTSAIHIYERAGFRLIKEEPHHSFGKDLVGQEWELLLV, encoded by the coding sequence ATGACGCCGACTGACGATATCGCCCTCTTCCGCCGCTTCAACCGAAGGTACACGCGCTGGATCGGAACCCTGAACGAGGGTCTGCTCGAGAGCGAGTTCACTCTGGCGGAGGCGCGCGTGATCTACGAGCTGGGCACGCGTCCGGCTCCGCTGGCAAAGGAAATTGCCGAGGAGTTGGGCATGGACGCCGGGTATCTCAGCCGTCTGCTGAATCGGTTTGAAGAGACGGGGTTGCTGAAGCGGAAAGCCTCGAAGCTCGACGGGCGCTCCGCCGAGCTGGCCCTGACCGCGAAGGGAAGGGCAGCGTTCAAGCGGCTGAACACGCGCTCGGATGCGCAGGCGAACCAGCTCCTCGAAGGGTTTACCCCGGCGAACCGGGCGCGTCTGATCGCAAGCGTACGCACGCTCGAAGAGCTGCTGGCTCCGTCGCCGGTCAAGGCCAGCTACACCCTGCGCCCGCATCGCGTGGGCGACATGGGCTGGGTCGCGCACCGGGAGGGCCTCGGCTACACCGAACAGTTCGGCTGGGACGAGACCTTCGAGGCCCTGGTGGCAAAGATCGCGGGAGATTTTGTAACCAACTTTGATCCAAATTGCGAGCGTTGCTGGATCGCCGAGATGGATGGCCGGAGCGTCGGCCACATCTTCCTCGTCAAGCACCCGGACGTGCCCGGAACCGCCAAGCTGCGCCTGCTCTTCGTGGAGCCGGAGGCACGCGGCCTCGGCCTGGGAGACGCGCTGGTGAAGGAGTGCATCGAGTTCGCGCGCGCGGCGGGCTACAAGCGAGTCGTGCTGTGGACGCAGAGCATGTTGACGAGCGCAATCCACATCTACGAGCGCGCCGGGTTCCGCCTCATCAAGGAGGAGCCGCACCACAGCTTCGGCAAGGATCTGGTGGGGCAGGAGTGGGAACTGCTGCTGGTCTAG